A window of Solanum stenotomum isolate F172 chromosome 3, ASM1918654v1, whole genome shotgun sequence contains these coding sequences:
- the LOC125857463 gene encoding calnexin homolog 1 has protein sequence MEESRKKIWAQYAFLLLACCFFSQLYATSDVKFYESFDEAFDGRWIVSEKEEYSGVWKHAKSEGHDDYGLLVSEKARKYAIVKELDNVVDLKDGTVVLQYEVRLQDGLECGGAYIKYLRPQEAGWTAKGFDNESPYTIMFGPDKCGATNKVHFILKHKNPKSGEYVEHHLKFPPSVPADKLTHVYTAVLKPDNDVLILVDGEEKKKANFLSSDDFEPPLIPAETIPDPEDKKPEDWDERAKIPDPDAKKPDDWDEDAPMEIEDEEAEKPEGWLDDEPEDVDDPEATKPEDWDDDEDGEWEAPKVDNPKCAEAPGCGEWKRPMIRNPAYKGKWHAPLIDNPNYKGIWKPRDIPNPDYFELDKPNFEPIAAIGIEIWTMQDGILFDNILIASDEKVAESYRKTTWKPKFDVEKEKQKAEEEAESGGLKGYQKVVFDLLYKVAGVPFLGEHKAKVLDLLEKAEKQPNITVGVVVSVVVVVFSVLLKLIFGGKKQQPAIASAETEKTDGAETSTSNSQAAEEKEEQSEDAAAAPRRRTRRDN, from the exons GTGTGTGGAAACATGCCAAGAGTGAGGGACATGATGATTATGGACTTCTTGTTAGTGAGAAGGCTAGGAAATACGCCATTGTCAAGGAGCTTGACAATGTTGTTGACCTCAAAGATGGAACTGTGGTCCTTCAATATGAGGTTCGCCTCCAGGATGGACTTGAATGTGGTGGTGCTTACATAAAATACCTCCGCCCCCAGGAAGCAGGTTGGACCGCAAAGGGTTTTGATAACGAGTCCCCCTACACAATAATGTTTGGACCTGATAAATGCGGAGCCACAAACAAGGTGCACTTCATTTTGAAACACAAGAACCCTAAGAGTGGAGAATACGTTGAGCACCACCTCAAGTTTCCTCCTTCTGTACCAGCTGACAAGCTAACCCATGTTTACACTGCTGTTTTGAAACCGGACAATGATGTTCTTATCTTGGTTGAcggagaagaaaagaagaaggctAACTTCCTCTCATCTGATGATTTTGAGCCACCACTCATTCCTGCTGAGACCATTCCAGACCCAGAAGACAAGAAGCCTGAGGACTGGGATGAGAGAGCCAAGATTCCAGACCCAGATGCTAAGAAACCTGATGACTGGGATGAGGATGCACCAATGGAAATTGAAGATGAGGAAGCTGAGAAGCCCGAAGGATGGTTGGATGATGAGCCTGAggatgttgatgatcctgaggCCACTAAGCCTGAAGATTGGGATGATGATGAGGATGGTGAATGGGAGGCTCCAAAGGTCGACAACCCAAAATGTGCAGAAGCTCCTGGTTGTGGGGAGTGGAAAAGACCAATGATCAGAAATCCAGCGTACAAGGGAAAATGGCACGCTCCACTTATTGACAACCCCAATTACAAGGGTATTTGGAAGCCAAGAGATATCCCCAATCCTGACTATTTTGAACTTGACAAACCCAACTTTGAGCCTATCGCAGCCATTGGCATTGAGATCTGGACAATGCAAGATGGCATATTGTTTGACAATATCTTGATCGCGAGTGATGAAAAAGTTGCAGAATCATACAGGAAGACTACCTGGAAACCCAAGTTTGATGTAGAAAAGGAGAAACAGAAAGCCGAGGAAGAAGCAGAATCTGGTGGCCTCAAAGGATACCAG AAAGTGGTATTTGACCTCCTCTACAAGGTAGCTGGTGTCCCATTCTTGGGTGAACACAAAGCCAAAGTATTG GATCTTCTCGAGAAAGCTGAGAAACAGCCCAATATCACAGTTGGTGTCGTTGTCTCAGTCGTAGTTGTTGTCTTCTCAGTTCTATTGAAGCTTATCTTCGGTGGGAAGAAGCAGCAGCCT GCTATAGCTAGTGCGGAGACTGAGAAAACTGACGGAGCTGAAACCTCGACTTCCAATAGTCAAGCCGCTGAGGAGAAGGAAGAGCAGAGTGAGGATGCCGCTGCTGCTCCTCGTCGGAGGACCAGGCGCGACAATTAG
- the LOC125860236 gene encoding uncharacterized protein LOC125860236 — protein sequence MACYAASEKGGDVFFPIPARSVRRSLRLPMFVLVFTLLLNSNCVSSYTSGYWDFTCNNSTDMERGKLGPQNPGVCSGKATHLPVCECGFKMLDSCFLNKNKMLEIEKGANDFNIPIIRSNRKLVASIDGGLHKPSCLVFNSAWKARQLEHEPNKKLNYPSPAGIQRPKSDEDIAFMSILELGQLLKANLITSVELTGIFLKRLKRYGPVLESVVTITEELAYKQAKKADQLLAEGKYLGPLHGIPYGLKDIIAVPNYTTTWGSTSFKVQVLDIEAWVYKRLKSAGAVLVAKLVTGSLAYDDIWFGGRTRNPWNIEEYSTGSSAGPASCTSAGLVPFAIGSETSGSITYPASRCGVTALRPTFGAVGRTGVMSIAESLDKLGPFCRNSVDCVVVLDAIRGKDPDDVSSRDISFGDPFSVDIKKLTVGYLEDAEMEVVHVLQSKGVNMVPFNLSYTVDSVQGILNFTMDVEMLAHFDKWQRSNLDDEYEAQDQWPIELRRARAISAVDYFQAQRARGILIQQVRESFSVDAFIGNATDWEKVCVGNLVGFPVVVVPTGFKKISDAPSNDTRRRTTITTGIYAPPDRDHVALALAIAYQSVTNHHKQRPPIDDLGPNDPIPESPKSV from the exons ATGGCTTGTTACGCGGCGAGTGAAAAGGGCGGCGACGTGTTTTTCCCAATTCCGGCACGTTCAGTTCGTCGGTCTTTGCGCTTGCCCATGTTCGTGCTTGTATTTACTTTGTTGCTAAATAGCAACTGTGTTTCTTCATACACATCAGGATACTGGGATTTTACCTGCAACAATTCCACAGATATG GAAAGAGGGAAGTTGGGTCCCCAAAACCCCGGTGTATGCTCAGGAAAGGCCACACATCTTCCAGTTTGTGAATGTGGATTCAAAATGTTGGACTCTTGCTTCTTGAATAAGAACAAG ATGCTTGAAATCGAAAAGGGAGCAAATGACTTTAACATACCCATAATCAGATCCAACCGAAAGTTAGTTGCCTCTATTGATGGAGGTCTGCATAAACCGTCTTGTTTAGTCTTCAATTCTGCATGGAAGGCCCGACAACTAGAACATGAACCAAACAAAAAGCTCAATTATCCATCACCTGCTGGTATACAAAGACCAAAAAGTGACGAGGATATCGCATTCATGAGT ATTCTTGAACTTGGTCAGCTTCTCAAGGCAAATTTAATCACATCAGTGGAGCTGACTGGAATTTTCTTGAAGAGACTGAAGAG GTATGGTCCTGTTCTTGAATCGGTCGTTACAATTACTGAAGAATTAGCAtacaaacaagcaaaaaaggcTGATCAACTGCTTGCTGAAGGCAAATATTTAG GTCCTCTTCATGGGATTCCTTATGGTCTGAAGGACATCATAGCAGTACCTAACTATACCACAACATGGGGTTCAACATCTTTTAAAGTCCAAGTTCTTGATATTGAAGCTTGGGTTTATAAGAG GCTGAAATCTGCTGGGGCAGTTCTTGTTGCAAAGTTAGTAACTGGTTCTTTAGCATATGATGATATCTGGTTTGGTGGTAGAACAAGAAACCCGTGGAATATCGAGGAATATTCTACGGGATCATCAGCAGGTCCTGCTTCTTGCACCTCAGCAG GTTTGGTTCCATTTGCAATTGGTTCAGAAACTTCCGGCTCTATTACCTATCCAGCTTCCCGCTGTGGCGTGACGGCACTGCGGCCCACTTTTGGAGCTGTCGGCCGAACGGGTGTTATGAGCATAGCTGAAAGCTTG GATAAATTAGGCCCTTTTTGTAGAAACTCTGTGGATTGTGTGGTTGTTCTGGATGCCATTCGGGGAAAGGACCCAGATGATGTTTCATCTAGAGACATATCCTTTGGAGATCCATTCTCAGTTGATATCAAAAAGCTCACTGTTGGATATCTTGAGGATGCTGAGATGGAA GTCGTTCATGTACTTCAATCAAAAGGAGTGAATATGGTCCCATTTAACCTGAGTTACACTGTTGATTCTGTCCAAGGTATCCTCAATTTCACAATGGATGTTGAGATGCTGGCTCACTTCGATAAATGGCAGCGCTCAAATCTGGATGATGAATATGAAGCCCAAGATCAATGGCCTATTGAACTTCGCCGAGCACGTGCCATATCTGCAGTTGACTATTTTCAG GCACAAAGAGCTAGAGGTATATTGATTCAGCAAGTAAGAGAAAGTTTCAGTGTTGATGCATTTATTGGAAATGCAACTGACTGGGAGAAAGTTTGTGTTGGCAATCTTGTGGGTTTTCCAGTAGTAGTTGTTCCTACAGGATTCAAAAAGATATCTGATGCACCATCAAATGATACTCGCAGGAGAACAACAATAACTACAGGAATATATGCTCCTCCAGACCGTGATCATGTC GCCCTAGCGTTAGCAATTGCTTATCAATCAGTCACCAATCATCATAAGCAGCGGCCACCAATTGATGACCTTGGGCCAAATGATCCTATTCCAGAATCACCAAAATCCGTGTAG
- the LOC125860663 gene encoding ribonuclease TUDOR 1, with translation MASTGWLKGRVKAVPSGDSLVIMGSSKAEIPPEKSITLGSLMAPRLARRGGVDEPFAWQSRDFLRKLCIGKEVTFKVEYTVPSIGREYGTVFLGDKNVSMLVVAAGWAKVREQGQQKDANPYLKPLQDAEEQAKQQGLGRWSRAPGASEASIRDLPPSAIGDSSNFDAMGLLERSKGKLIEAFVEQVRDGSTLRVYLLPDFQFIQVFVAGIQAPTMGRRATSETVINASVTSDEPNGESTTEQRAAPTSAQRLASSAASVTEVAPDPYGREAKHFTETRVLNRDVRIVLEGVDKYSNLIGSVYYPDGESAKDLGLELIENGYAKYVDWSANMLEVEAKKKLKCAELEAKKTRLRIWTNYVAPATNSKAIHDQNFTGKVVEVVSGDCLVIADDSLPFGDPSAERRVNLSSIRSPKMGNPRREEKPAPYAREAKEFLRNRLIGKQVHVSMEYSRKVGMADGPAAPTSGADSRVMDFGTVFLASKDGDDASPAPSAAGNQLAGVNVAELLVARGFATVVRHRDFEERSNYYDALLSAESRATSGKKGIHSPKEAPVMHVTDLLTAASKKARDFLPFLQRNRRMSAVVEYVLSGHRFKLFIPKETCSIAFSISGVRCPGRDEPYSEEAIALMRRKIMQRDVEIEVETVDRTGTFIGTLWESRSNVAVTLLEAGLAKLQTSFGTDRIAEVHLLTQAEQAAKRQKLKIWENYVEGEEVVSSGAAERRQKEEVKVTVTEILGGGKFYVQLVSDQKVAAIQKQLASLNLQEAPVIGAFNPKKGDMVLAQFSADNSWNRAMIVNAPRGAVESSKDKFEVFYVDYGNQEVVSYSQLRPLEASVSSSPGLAQLCSLAHVKVPGLEDDYGQEAAYRLSELLLSGPKEFRAVIEEKDASGGKVKGQGTGTVFLVTLVDPESDISINATLLKEGLARMEKRKRWEPKDKQQALDELEKYQTEAREKRFAMWEYGDVESDEEDIPRKPAGKR, from the exons ATGGCATCAACAGGATGGTTGAAGGGAAGAGTGAAAGCTGTTCCCTCTGGTGACAGTTTGGTGATAATGGGTAGTTCCAAGGCTGAAATCCCCCCTGAAAAATCTATTACCTTAGGATCTCTAATGGCTCCACGATTG GCACGTCGTGGTGGAGTGGATGAGCCATTTGCATGGCAAAGCAGAGACTTCTTGAGGAAGCTTTGCATTGGAAAG GAAGTCACTTTCAAGGTGGAATATACTGTACCTTCCATAGGGCGAGAATATGGAACTGTTTTTCTTGGTGACAAGAACGTTTCCATGCTAGTTGTTGCTGCAGGCTGGGCCAAG GTCAGGGAGCAGGGTCAACAGAAAGATGCTAATCCCTATTTGAAACCACTGCAAGATGCTGAGGAACAAGCCAAACAACAAGGTCTAGGTCGTTGGAGTAGG GCACCTGGTGCTTCTGAGGCATCTATTAGGGATCTTCCTCCATCTGCAATTGGTGATTCTAGTAACTTTGATGCAATGGGACTATTGGAGCGAAGTAAAGGCAAGCTTATTGAAGCATTTGTTGAGCAGGTTCGTGATGGAAGTACGCTGCGAGTGTACTTGCTTCCAGACTTCCAGTTCATCCAAGTGTTCGTTGCTGGAATACAG GCACCAACAATGGGAAGAAGAGCAACATCAGAAACTGTCATTAATGCTAGTGTTACTTCTGATGAACCAAATGGAGAATCAACTACTGAACAACGTGCAGCTCCGACATCAGCGCAGAGGTTGGCATCCTCAGCTGCATCTGTAACAGAAGTTGCACCTGATCCTTATGGCAGAGAAGCAAAGCATTTTACCGAAACTCGTGTCTTAAATAGAGAC GTTCGAATTGTCCTGGAGGGTGTTGACAAGTATAGCAATCTAATTGGCTCAGTGTATTACCCTGATGGAGAGTCAGCAAAGGACCTGGGATTGGAGCTTATTGAAAAT GGTTATGCTAAATATGTTGATTGGAGTGCAAACATGCTGGAAGTTGAAGCCAAGAAGAAGCTGAAATGTGCCGAGCTTGAGGCCAAAAAGACTCGCTTAAGAATCTGGACAAACTATGTAGCTCCAGCAACAAATTCCAAGGCTATTCATGACCAAAATTTCACGGGAAAG GTGGTTGAGGTTGTCAGCGGAGATTGTCTTGTTATAGCTGATGATTCTCTGCCATTTGGAGATCCATCAGCAGAACGAAGAGTCAATCTTTCAAGTATTAGGTCTCCTAAAATGGGAAATCCTCGTAGAGAAGAGAAGCCTGCTCCCTATGCTCGTGAAGCAAAGGAGTTTTTGAGAAATCGCCTTATCGGAAAACAG GTGCATGTTTCCATGGAGTACTCACGGAAGGTCGGCATGGCAGATGGACCTGCTGCCCCCACCAGTGGTGCAGATTCAAGGGTGATGGATTTTGGAACTGTATTCCTGGCATCCAAGGATGGGGATGATGCATCACCTGCTCCATCTGCTGCTGGCAACCAGTTGGCTGGAGTCAATGTTGCTGAGCTTTTGGTTGCCCGCGGTTTTGCAACTGTTGTTAGACATCGTGATTTTGAAGAACGTTCAAACTATTATGATGCCCTTCTCTCCGCAGAATCACGTGCTACTTCTGGGAAAAAGGGTATTCATTCTCCTAAAGAAGCTCCGGTGATGCATGTAACAGACTTGCTGACG GCAGCGTCAAAGAAAGCTAGAGACTTTTTGCCTTTCTTGCAGCGTAACAGGAGGATGTCTGCTGTTGTAGAATATGTCCTCAGTGGTCATAGATTCAAACTGTTCATTCCCAAGGAGACTTGCAGCATTGCTTTCTCTATTTCTGGAGTGAGATGCCCAGGTCGTGATGAGCCCTACTCTGAGGAAGCCATTGCCTTGATGAGGCGGAAGATAATGCAGAGGGATGTTGAg ATCGAGGTAGAAACAGTTGACAGAACAGGGACTTTCATTGGAACATTATGGGAATCAAGATCCAATGTGGCGGTGACCCTACTGGAAGCTGGTTTAGCAAAGCTTCAAACTTCTTTTGGAACTGATAGAATCGCTGAAGTTCACCTCCTCACGCAAGCTGAACAGGCCGCCAAAAGGCAGAAATTGAAG ATATGGGAGAATTATGTCGAGGGAGAGGAAGTTGTCAGTAGTGGAGCAGCTGAAAGACGCCAAAAAGAAGAGGTGAAG GTCACAGTCACTGAAATTTTGGGTGGGGGTAAATTTTACGTTCAGTTGGTTTCCGACCAGAAAGTAGCCGCCATTCAGAAGCAACTTGCTTCTCTAAATCTTCAGGAGGCTCCTGTCATTGGTGCCTTTAATCCAAAGAAGGGTGATATGGTTCTTGCTCAATTCAGTGCTGATAATTCATGGAACCGAGCAATG ATTGTCAATGCCCCTCGCGGTGCTGTGGAATCTTCCAAAGACAAGTTTGAAGTTTTCTATGTTGATTATGGAAACCAAGAAGTTGTTTCATACAGTCAGTTGCGGCCTCTTGAAGCATCTGTGTCCTCCAGTCCTGGTCTTGCCCAGCTCTGCAGTCTTGCTCATGTTAAAGTTCCTGGGCTAGAAGATGATTATGGTCAGGAGGCAGCATACCGGCTCAGTGAACTTCTTCTAAGTGGGCCAAAGGAATTTAGAGCTGTTATTGAGGAGAAAGATGCTTCAGGTGGAAAAGTTAAAGGTCAAGGAACAGGAACAGTCTTTCTGGTGACTTTGGTTGATCCTGAAAGTGATATCAGCATAAATGCTACCTTGCTTAAG GAAGGACTTGCTAGGATGGAGAAAAGGAAGAGGTGGGAGCCCAAGGACAAACAACAGGCTCTGGATGAATTGGAGAAGTATCAAACAGAAGCACGAGAAAAGAGGTTTGCAATGTGGGAGTATGGAGATGTCGAGTCAGATGAGGAGGATATCCCTAGGAAACCTGCTGGGAAACGGTGA